A single genomic interval of Cucumis sativus cultivar 9930 chromosome 7, Cucumber_9930_V3, whole genome shotgun sequence harbors:
- the LOC101210511 gene encoding probable serine/threonine-protein kinase WNK9: protein MNGATVTNSEPDNNSEYVEVDPTGRYGRYNEVLGKGASKTVYRAFDEYDGIEVAWNQVKLSDFLQTPEDLERLYREIHLLKTLKHNNIMKFYSSWVDIANRNINFVTEMFTSGTLRQYRLKHKKVNIRAVKHWCRQILKGLLYLHSHDPPVIHRDLKCDNIFVNGNQGEVKIGDLGLAAILRKSYVARCVGTPEFMAPEIYEEEYNELVDIYSFGMCILEMVTFEYPYSECTHPAQIYKKVISGKKPDALYKVKDLEVRCFVEKCLATVSTRLSARELLNDPFLQIDGCDSLLRPIDYYSEYDEVNNSLIRGGPFYGTSHGPLDNGYANYFSHEAGNGLDYCPIDNEASEIDLFSCQEDEHLEDVDITIKGRRRDDDDIFLRLRIVDKEGRIRNIYFPFDLENDSASSVANEMVSELDITDQDVKKIADMIDGEIATLVPEWKKGKSLEETPNCSDSNVCHNCSLNSSLLDYVSPHNLAKKNLHILQCSEEHGCASIHGRFEEITYQVEGSEQFNGDENLHRTTGNSSDIHYADIWAQRDGPDVVSPESLEACNEFGASEQPKLEKEESNVNMDDNDHQMEFQTRNSSSSNPSESFVDDHENEIRQELRWLKAKYQMQLRELRDQQLGVKTKSLSLHPISNLTETDNGASVSYLSPNFNEAAKNKTVQTSLSFGKNITSHSPYVAADNILENKTFQDNNVIVDELSSPELIVTAKSFYTGALFPHSLQRATSLPVDAIDF, encoded by the exons ATGAATGGTGCCACAGTAACAAATTCTGAACCAGACAACAACTCTGAATATGTTGAAGTTGATCCCACCGGAAGATATGGAAGA TACAATGAAGTTCTTGGCAAAGGGGCATCGAAGACAGT TTACAGAGCTTTCGATGAATACGATGGCATTGAAGTGGCATGGAATCAAGTGAAGCTTAGTGATTTTCTTCAAACTCCTGAAGATCTTGAAAGGCTGTACAGAGAAATCCATTTGTTGAAGACATTAAAACATAACAacataatgaaattttattcttcttgGGTTGACATTGCTAATAGAAACATTAACTTTGTTACAGAGATGTTCACTTCTGGGACGCTTAGACA ATATAGGTTGAAGCATAAGAAAGTGAATATCAGAGCTGTGAAGCATTGGTGTAGACAGATTTTAAAAGGGCTTCTCTATCTTCACAGCCATGATCCTCCTGTAATCCATAGAGACCTTaaatgtgataatatttttgtaaatggGAATCAAGGGGAAGTCAAAATTGGTGATCTTGGTCTTGCTGCTATTCTTCGTAAATCTTATGTAGCTCGATGTGTTG GAACACCAGAGTTTATGGCTCCAGAGATTTATGAAGAGGAGTATAATGAATTGGttgatatatattcttttggaATGTGCATATTAGAGATGGTTACTTTTGAATATCCATACAGTGAATGCACCCACCCTGCTCAGATTTACAAGAAAGTTATCTCT gggAAGAAACCAGATGCTTTATATAAGGTAAAGGATCTCGAGGTTCGGTGTTTCGTTGAGAAATGCTTGGCTACTGTGTCAACTAGGCTGTCAGCTAGGGAGCTTTTGAATGatccttttcttcaaattgatGGTTGTGATTCTTTATTGAGGCCAATAGATTACTATTCAGAATATGATGAAGTGAACAATTCCCTTATCAGAGGAGGGCCTTTTTATGGAACTTCTCATGGTCCTTTGGATAATGGGTATGCGAATTATTTTAGTCATGAGGCTGGGAATGGCTTGGATTACTGTCCCATTGATAACGAGGCGAGCGAAATCGATCTTTTCTCCTGTCAAGAGGATGAGCATTTGGAAGATGTTGATATCACTATTaaagggagaagaagagaCGACGATGATATCTTTCTACGACTTCGGATTGTAGATAAAGAAG GTCGAATTCGAAACATCTACTTTCCCTTTGATTTAGAGAACGATAGTGCTTCGAGTGTTGCTAATGAGATGGTTTCTGAGCTTGACATTACTGATCAAGATGTGAAGAAGATTGCTGATATGATAGATGGTGAGATTGCTACATTGGTACCAGAGTGGAAGAAgggaaaaagtttagaggaAACTCCAAATTGCAGTGATTCTAATGTTTGTCACAATTGTTCTTTGAACAGTTCTCTTTTGGATTACGTTTCGCCACATAATCTTGCGAAGAAGAACCTGCACATTCTTCAGTGTTCTGAAGAGCATGGTTGTGCTTCTATCCATGGACGATTTGAAGAGATTACATACCAAGTTGAGGGGTCGGAACAATTTAATGGAGACGAAAACTTGCATAGAACAACAGGAAATTCAAGTGATATCCATTATGCCGATATTTGGGCGCAACGAGATGGACCCGATGTAGTTTCTCCAGAATCTTTAGAAGCTTGCAATGAATTTGGAGCGTCGGAACAGCCGAAACTCGAGAAGGAAGAAAGCAATGTAAATATGGATGATAATGATCATCAAATGGAATTCCAAACAAGAAACTCTAGCTCATCAAATCCTTCGGAGTCCTTTGTCGATGATCACGAGAACGAAATTCGACAAGAACTAAGATGGCTCAAGGCTAAATATCAAATGCAGTTAAGAGAGCTAAGAGATCAACAATTAGGAGTCAAGACCAAATCTCTTAGCTTGCACCCAATTTCCAACCTCACCGAGACCGATAACGGAGCTTCGGTATCTTATCTTTCGCCAAACTTCAATGAAGCAGCAAAAAATAAGACTGTCCAAACATCTCTCTCCTTTGGCAAGAATATCACTTCACATTCCCCCTATGTTGCTGCTGATAACATTTTGGAGAACAAAACCTTTCAAGACAACAATGTCATTGTTGACGAGTTGAGTAGTCCCGAGCTGATTGTTACGGCCAAGAGTTTCTATACAGGAGCATTGTTTCCACATTCTCTTCAAAGAGCAACCTCACTTCCCGTTGATGCTATAGACTTTTAG
- the LOC116404988 gene encoding ribosome biogenesis protein BRX1 homolog 1-like: MAKKRKHSESLPTVSVKKDDDAPERPKRTLMGWKDKKVTKESEVGSDHAVFRNKEKVLITCSRRINFRYWHLMLNMVSLLPHCKKDNKVELRSSKGATLNELVELKGCSSSLFFECRKHKDLYLCMAKCPSGPSVKFLVNAICFLYC, translated from the exons ATGGCAAAGAAGAGGAAGCATAGTGAGTCTTTGCCGACGGTATCAGTTAAGAAGGACGATGATGCTCCGGAGAGACCTAAGCGGACACTCATGGGCTGGAAAGACAAAAAAGTGACAAAAGAGAGTGAAGTTGGTTCTGATCATGCTGTTTTTcgaaataaagaaaaggttcTCATCACGTGTTCCCGTCGAATCAATTTTAG GTATTGGCATTTGATGTTGAATATGGTATCACTTTTGCCACATTGTAAGAAGGATAACAAGGTGGAGTTGAGGTCCAGCAAGGGTGCAACACTGAATGAGCTGGTTGAGCTCAAAGGTTGTTCTTCCAGCCTATTTTTCGAG TGCAGAAAACATAAAGATCTTTATCTATGTATGGCAAAGTGCCCTAGTGGGCCATCTGTGAAGTTTTTAGTTAATGCCATTTGTTTTCTCTATTGTTGA
- the LOC101210998 gene encoding primary amine oxidase isoform X1, translated as MSKEIPNKMEKLLFFLPLIIPLLSVAATCRHPLDPLSSSEFEIIRSLITNSNPSTNITFQYVALADPTKQSVLSWLANPKTRPPPRRATATIRFNKATHEILIDLEKKTMISNRVYSGTGYAPFTFEEQFAAAALPASHPPFVAAMKKRGLKLEEVVCACFSVGWFGEKRKVEQRIVKVQCYYLDGSVNLYMRPVEGVTVTVDLDEMKIIGFRDRYVVPIPKAGGTEYRESMLKPPFLPPLNGMKMVQPDGPSFQINGHSVSWANWNFHVSLDERAGPIISLASIYDIQKQKRRQVMYRGFISELFVPYMDLNEEWYYRTFFDAGEYGFGQCAVPLQPLRDCPENAVFMDTYMAAGDGRPMKMSNTFCIFERHGGDIMWRHTEGTIPNTLIRETRAEISLVVRMVAAVGNYDYIVDWEFKQSGSIIANVGLTGLLEVRASKYTHKDQIKEEVYGPLLAENTIGVRHDHFLTYHLDLDIDGDANSFLKSNLRTIRSQDPDYPRRSYWTVVTETAKTEADARIKFGFQQDELVVVNPNQRTRMGNPVGYRLIPKSTTSPLLSADDYPQIRGAFSNYNVWVTPYNRSEKWASGLYTDQSHGDDTLATWSLRDREIEDKDIVMWYTMGFHHVPCQEDFPLMPTLSSGFELRPTNFFESNPVLKVTPPHIVNLTNFSQTSNHN; from the exons ATGTCCAAAGAAATTccaaacaaaatggaaaaacttctcttcttcctcccacTCATCATTCCTCTTCTCTCCGTCGCCGCCACCTGCCGCCACCCTCTCGACCCACTCTCCTCGTCCGAATTCGAAATCATCCGATCACTGATAACTAATTCCAACCCCTCCACCAACATCACCTTCCAATACGTCGCTCTCGCCGACCCCACGAAGCAATCTGTCCTCTCATGGCTTGCAAACCCCAAAACTCGGCCACCACCCCGCCGTGCCACCGCTACCATCCGATTCAACAAAGCCACACACGAGATCCTTATAgacctagaaaaaaaaaccatgatCTCGAACAGGGTCTACTCCGGTACAGGGTACGCACCGTTCACATTTGAGGAGCAGTTCGCGGCGGCCGCACTGCCGGCGTCACACCCTCCGTTCGTGGCGGCGATGAAAAAAAGAGGGCTGAAATTGGAGGAAGTGGTTTGTGCGTGTTTTAGCGTTGGATGGTTTGGGGAAAAGAGGAAAGTGGAACAGAGGATTGTGAAAGTTCAGTGTTATTATTTGGATGGGAGTGTGAATTTGTATATGAGACCTGTGGAAGGAGTAACGGTGACCGTTGATCTTGATGAGATGAAGATTATTGGGTTTCGTGATAGATATGTGGTTCCGATTCCAAAGGCGGGTGGAACTGAGTACAGAGAATCAATGCTGAAGCCGCCATTTTTGCCACCTTTGAACGGAATGAAGATGGTGCAGCCGGACGGCCCTAGCTTCCAAATCAATGGTCACTCCGTTAG TTGGGCAAATTGGAATTTTCATGTAAGCTTAGATGAGAGAGCAGGGCCAATTATATCATTAGCATCAATCTACGACATCCAAAAGCAAAAACGTCGACAAGTGATGTATAGAGGATTCATATCAGAATTGTTCGTTCCGTACATGGATTTAAACGAAGAATGGTACTATCGAACGTTTTTTGATGCCGGCGAGTATGGCTTCGGCCAGTGTGCAGTTCCGTTACAGCCGCTTCGAGATTGTCCGGAAAATGCAGTGTTTATGGACACTTACATGGCTGCCGGAGATGGTAGACCGATGAAGATGTCCAACacattttgtatatttgaacGGCATGGCGGTGATATCATGTGGCGTCATACGGAGGGCACCATTCCCAATACACTT ATTAGAGAGACGAGAGCAGAAATTAGCTTAGTAGTGAGAATGGTGGCAGCAGTTGGCAACTATGACTACATTGTAGATTGGGAATTTAAGCAGAGTGGCTCCATTATTGCTAAT GTTGGGTTAACTGGTTTACTTGAAGTTAGGGCTTCGAAGTACACTCACAAAGACCAAATAAAGGAGGAAGTTTATGGCCCGTTGTTAGCCGAGAATACAATTGGTGTCCGCCATGATCACTTCCTCACCTACCACCTCGATCTCGACATTGACGGTGATGCCAACTCCTTCCTCAAATCCAACCTCCGCACTATCCGATCCCAAGACCCTGATTATCCTAGGCGAAGTTATTGGACGGTTGTCACCGAGACGGCCAAAACAGAGGCAGATGCGAGGATCAAATTTGGCTTCCAACAGGATGAGTTGGTGGTCGTTAATCCCAACCAGAGGACCAGAATGGGGAACCCCGTCGGTTACCGTCTAATTCCGAAGTCGACGACAAGTCCTCTTTTGAGTGCTGATGATTACCCCCAAATTAGGGGAGCTTTCTCTAATTACAATGTGTGGGTTACACCATATAATCGCTCCGAGAAATGGGCTTCTGGACTCTACACTGATCAGAGTCATGGAGACGACACCTTGGCTACTTGGAGTCTCAG GGACAGGGAGATAGAGGACAAGGACATAGTGATGTGGTACACAATGGGATTTCATCATGTGCCTTGCCAAGAAGATTTCCCATTAATGCCTACTTTGAGCAGTGGATTTGAGCTTAGACCAACCAATTTCTTTGAGAGCAATCCTGTGCTTAAAGTCACCCCACCTCACATAGTCAACTTGACCAATTTCTCTCAGACTTCAAACCATAATTAA
- the LOC101210998 gene encoding primary amine oxidase isoform X2, giving the protein MYRGFISELFVPYMDLNEEWYYRTFFDAGEYGFGQCAVPLQPLRDCPENAVFMDTYMAAGDGRPMKMSNTFCIFERHGGDIMWRHTEGTIPNTLIRETRAEISLVVRMVAAVGNYDYIVDWEFKQSGSIIANVGLTGLLEVRASKYTHKDQIKEEVYGPLLAENTIGVRHDHFLTYHLDLDIDGDANSFLKSNLRTIRSQDPDYPRRSYWTVVTETAKTEADARIKFGFQQDELVVVNPNQRTRMGNPVGYRLIPKSTTSPLLSADDYPQIRGAFSNYNVWVTPYNRSEKWASGLYTDQSHGDDTLATWSLRDREIEDKDIVMWYTMGFHHVPCQEDFPLMPTLSSGFELRPTNFFESNPVLKVTPPHIVNLTNFSQTSNHN; this is encoded by the exons ATGTATAGAGGATTCATATCAGAATTGTTCGTTCCGTACATGGATTTAAACGAAGAATGGTACTATCGAACGTTTTTTGATGCCGGCGAGTATGGCTTCGGCCAGTGTGCAGTTCCGTTACAGCCGCTTCGAGATTGTCCGGAAAATGCAGTGTTTATGGACACTTACATGGCTGCCGGAGATGGTAGACCGATGAAGATGTCCAACacattttgtatatttgaacGGCATGGCGGTGATATCATGTGGCGTCATACGGAGGGCACCATTCCCAATACACTT ATTAGAGAGACGAGAGCAGAAATTAGCTTAGTAGTGAGAATGGTGGCAGCAGTTGGCAACTATGACTACATTGTAGATTGGGAATTTAAGCAGAGTGGCTCCATTATTGCTAAT GTTGGGTTAACTGGTTTACTTGAAGTTAGGGCTTCGAAGTACACTCACAAAGACCAAATAAAGGAGGAAGTTTATGGCCCGTTGTTAGCCGAGAATACAATTGGTGTCCGCCATGATCACTTCCTCACCTACCACCTCGATCTCGACATTGACGGTGATGCCAACTCCTTCCTCAAATCCAACCTCCGCACTATCCGATCCCAAGACCCTGATTATCCTAGGCGAAGTTATTGGACGGTTGTCACCGAGACGGCCAAAACAGAGGCAGATGCGAGGATCAAATTTGGCTTCCAACAGGATGAGTTGGTGGTCGTTAATCCCAACCAGAGGACCAGAATGGGGAACCCCGTCGGTTACCGTCTAATTCCGAAGTCGACGACAAGTCCTCTTTTGAGTGCTGATGATTACCCCCAAATTAGGGGAGCTTTCTCTAATTACAATGTGTGGGTTACACCATATAATCGCTCCGAGAAATGGGCTTCTGGACTCTACACTGATCAGAGTCATGGAGACGACACCTTGGCTACTTGGAGTCTCAG GGACAGGGAGATAGAGGACAAGGACATAGTGATGTGGTACACAATGGGATTTCATCATGTGCCTTGCCAAGAAGATTTCCCATTAATGCCTACTTTGAGCAGTGGATTTGAGCTTAGACCAACCAATTTCTTTGAGAGCAATCCTGTGCTTAAAGTCACCCCACCTCACATAGTCAACTTGACCAATTTCTCTCAGACTTCAAACCATAATTAA